From a region of the Mercurialis annua linkage group LG1-X, ddMerAnnu1.2, whole genome shotgun sequence genome:
- the LOC126664632 gene encoding uncharacterized protein LOC126664632 has product MGDPLNNSGSSGNSEGKALAVKKKVYKSNLGASDLKPLTHNAYKHVASLSNSRNGSALVSHAAIFLLKVAALETVRRVSKSKCPPLWRGIQAAQFLCYPPFKWIQKWAPLKGLINGVQMFSRPLLFLSMATAFSEQSECDSETSNEVGGSQAHSDSETDSQSIATSSSPDARTNDGNPQGIISENWLMKLLKELEIQDITLPERINEDELDRFYAAANGDFSCLLSSIKKTIRWRDNYRILSEEELETWSKMVFWHGYDVENRPCLIVRLGFACLNLPSDERPRFAQALVSQVEHGVLHLVDRDNPKITVLVDCDGISPLRLPMQMVRSCSSLLQDNFPNRLGHLLVIRLPPVVRVIAQTFIQVLKPGTRKKLRIEGSMYHRVICEYLQTIPSYLGGSCTCKMCSNIGIHTMQRSRVNEIRRVESLECLTDGGDTPSSRMSFEDDVSANENWDQLLRTAVIGMLMVWVFIALIAVMYDPETRPF; this is encoded by the exons ATGGGAGACCCACTTAATAATTCTGGTTCAAGTGGGAATTCTGAAGGGAAAGCTCTTGCTGTCAAGAAAAAGGTTTATAAAAGCAATTTAGGTGCTTCTGATCTTAAACCATTAACTCACAATGCTTATAAGCACGTAGCTTCTTTGAGTAATAGTAGAAATGGCAGTGCTCTAGTTAGTCATGCAgcaatttttttactaaaagttGCTGCTTTAGAGACAGTTAGAAGGGTTTCAAAGTCTAAGTGTCCCCCGCTATGGCGCGGTATTCAGGCTGCGCAATTTCTTTGCTATCCGCCTTTTAAGTGGATTCAGAAATGGGCTCCCTTGAAGGGTCTGATTAATGGCGTGCAG ATGTTCTCAAGGCCATTGTTATTCCTATCGATGGCAACTGCCTTCTCCGAACAATCTGAATGTGACAGTGAAACTTCAAACGAAGTTGGTGGTTCTCAGGCACATTCGGATTCAGAAACAGATTCTCAGTCGATTGCTACAAGTTCTTCTCCTGATGCAAG GACAAACGATGGGAATCCCCAAGGGATCATCTCTGAAAATTGGTTAATGAAACTCCTCAAAGAGCTAGAGATTCAAGACATTACATTACCAGAAAG AATAAACGAGGACGAGCTTGACAGATTTTATGCTGCTGCAAATGGAGATTTTTCTTGCTTGCTATCATCAATTAAGAAGACAATCCGTTGGAGGGACAATTACAGGATTCTATCAGAAGAAGAGCTTGAAACGTGGTCAAAAATGGTATTCTGGCATGGATATGATGTGGAGAACAGACCTTGTCTTATTGTACGCCTTGGATTCGCTTGTCTCAACCTGCCATCTGATGAGAGACCACGATTTGCTCAAGCACTCG TCTCTCAAGTCGAGCATGGAGTGCTTCATTTGGTTGACAGGGATAATCCTAAGATTACAGTTCTTGTGGATTGTGATGGTATTTCACCATTGAGACTTCCCATGCAAATGGTAAGATCTTGTTCATCGCTTCTGCAGGATAATTTCCCTAACCGGCTGGGCCATTTGCTTGTTATAAGGCTTCCTCCGGTGGTTAGAGTTATTGCGCAAACATTTATTCAA GTCCTGAAACCTGGAACCCGTAAGAAATTGAGAATTGAAGGAAGCATGTACCACCGGGTCATATGCGAATATCTCCAGACAATCCCGTCATACCTTGGTGGCAGCTGCACTTGCAAGATGTGCTCAAACATTGGCATTCATACCATGCAACGATCACGTGTGAATGAGATTCGCAGGGTAGAGTCATTAGAATGTCTAACAGATGGTGGGGACACACCTTCATCTCGTATGAGTTTTGAAGACGATGTTTCTGCAAATGAGAACTGGGACCAATTACTGAGAACTGCTGTTATTGGGATGCTCATGGTGTGGGTTTTTATAGCCCTGATCGCTGTGATGTATGATCCTGAAACCCGCCCTTTCTAG